Within Diabrotica virgifera virgifera chromosome 7, PGI_DIABVI_V3a, the genomic segment ctaggatgtttaaaatatttagctaatctgtcccaggtaacatctgagctgtgaatttgacttgttcacatgttgaaagtatgacggcaagtgacaatgaaatggatagagacctccgaacgatgacaaggcagaaatgacagttccacaggaagttgaaaattaACCTGTCACATTTAAAGACTAAGGTGTACAGCTTGTTAAAATttgaaatgatgtaacaacacactctattgtgaaaattatcatttaaaattcattaaactagTTGTTCTAGTTAAAAGTGTATTCACGTATACTTTAGTGGAGttagttaggcaaaccacattacacaaaacTTTTATATTCGAGAACTAAATTCAGTAATCAAATCTTATTATCAAGAGAACTGGGAtttaaaaaaagcaattttgtgttgatttaatgttatcgaatttatttaacttattggtagATGTTGGAATTTGTGTAGGTAAGTGTGTAAAAAATCACAATGGGGGTgactgaggtgtaaaaatgtcttaaataatctggGGGATGTATCATTTAGAAAGCACAAGCTCAAGcttaggcgactaattcctaaagacctcgcaggctgcccggatccctaagAGTCCAAAAACCAAAACTGTAATAGGAGGATGACAGTAGGGGCTGGGGTGTATGAGATGTTTGTGAGGAAATTAGTGAGAAAGGAACATGAACGAGATCCAGAAAGAAAATTAGACTTTTGATTTGGTTTTACTAAAGATGAGTGTTATATGTTGGTAATGACAGATTGAATAGGTAGGGTGAGAATAGCCATATGTAGAAATATGGTGGTGTGATGTatgtagatgaaaatttgtataaTGTGGATGTCTGTGGGTGATGATATCagtaatttatatgtatgttatgaaTAGATAAAAGTGGTTAGATGGCTGAAGATGACAAAAGTATTGTGGCTAGTACCAGATAAACTATTATAAGTGTGAATGTGAACTAAGCAGTAGAAGGGGGGTGAAAAGTGATATTGTAAAtgtgttaagaaaaaagttgtcgatggagCGGTTGGAAGTCCCGATTGAACGAAATATGGCGGTTGGCACAATTCggattttctgtttttcttttattatttctaggtcctcgtataagtctaattttaagaaatctttctgtgggatgttgtgaagtagagcgacatcatctgggatattcaacgtatgattttttttgtttggGATGTTGAGAAAAGGTAGAGGTGTTCTCTCTTTTGGTGTGTTAaagagagcgagaagcaagtgatctacaagttcttcctatgtaagtagcatcacagtcagaacattgtagtctataaacaccactacgattcatgtaaTTGATGCTATCTTTGGAATTGGATATTGTCTACTGATCTTGTGATAATGTTCGAAATATCCCCAGATAGCCTATCTTGGTGAAAGGGTATAGAAGCATAGGTAGGTTTGGTTTTCGAATCCTTAGGGAACCCAGCATATCGTAAGACTTTAAGCTGtcttttatgaaaatattttaaacatcctagCTTAATTTAGCATTTTAAACCAATATTTCCTTGACGGacaacttttactgggctttgacccacatatttttgttaaacaatatcttggtggttagcatgtacattgcacgtgagtataacctataattttcttaaccgtagtcgaaatttcaatatatttgcattatttcatcacgttatattcattttaggtaagcactgatgattactggtaaaccagtcgaaaactagttatgttgtgattttgatgtggcccttttgagggattttaaatatatcttttatatagtattttactgttttttgtattatatggtatacagccaactacaggaaaaatttttCCTTGTTGATTTATTTGTATATTCTTACGATTTCATCCATATAGTTAGTGGCTTTAACAATGTATATCTTTGCAGCACCACTGAAGATGAAATATTTATTCCGAAAACGTTGTTATTAATTAGTTAGTCCGTAacggttttttaataaatatttcttttttaatggattttttttgctatttttttattgttgtaatatTCGAGGCGGTTGGCAGCAACAAAACATGAGTAGTTGtacaaaacataaaaaattatcaCCAATCACAAAAAAtgtaatatgtacatatgtactTTGAATTTAACAAGTATCCTTGGTACACAATAATAATACGTTTTTATTTTCTTCTGTTTTAGGAAAAAGTTGGACAAAATATTAGAAAAGCTGCGAAAAAAACCTTACCAATAATAGGTGGATATGTCGGAATAGCCAATCAAATAAAGGGAGGCAAAAGTTAATCCGTTATATGTTTTCTATCATAAAAAACATAATGTAGAAATGAGTTGTATTTTAGTctatactttaaaaaaataaatttaggtttaaggttataattattattgtatgtgtagatatataatatattttttgtattactaAACTTTCTTGACATTCTTCTCTTTCTTTATACAGTGCCTATGATTTATTGCTAAATATGCATCCATTTTTGAATATACCCTTCCTGCAAGTATacatatgttaccggccaaacctgatttcaggacaaactagtttggcctaagcgcgttaggataaactagtatgggcTAGCCCAAACTggtttgtcctatcgcgcgtcCTGAtgtaaatacacacacttcaggccaaactagtttatcctgaagtgtatgtttttatatcaggataaactagtttagcctagtctaaaccaatttaatctagtcgaaagtacataattgattacagattggttgctgatttaaacgtaagtttatAAGATACtatattaagagttgtaagacttttaagtatttagggtaaatgataaaccgagatggcacttgtacGAAAGACATAGAAATGAAAAGATTACGAGGAAAAtaagccacgaaagcactccatgcagtaatatggaaaaacactctaactaaagaaaacaaaaaaggatttttcagggcatagtgctgaatattaccctacaagagcggaagaatggccagtgacaacaataatacgaaataaaatacgaacattTAAATtattggagtttatgagaaggtgtctacaaattaccaggtaggatagaaaaagaacagagaaaagatgaaacagaatagaagtaggATTCTCAATTGTAGTAATTCTCTtcttgagtaagtttgtgcaaaaaaatcgaatcggaataatttcgctagcgggggcgacgatatagcCCGGTCTAACAGatatatacagagttgggataaagtatgaaACCAatcaaatatctttgaaacgaaaaaaataatatttatgaaattttgcatgcaaatacagtgacgcaaaagcatctgatgccatattttttgttactactccactttcGGTTTCACCGGAAATGCCCTTAACTTATATACTttgaatgggacaccctgtatatttttgcacaTTTTAAAAGAacgtgttatttttaattcatacataccaagtttggaagaaaaaactattaaaacaagaaataaatctctttacagttaaaaaataggttaatttatttaagttagaccaatgatattaaaaataaaaaaaaataatttcaaatgttgaaaatgtttgctgttcacctcctgacgacgtgcaagcctataaataaattcgtgagtcactttttgcaagatttctccacgtattacttcacattcatcaattattctttgtctcaaatcctgcaagcatgttggtcgcctaacgtaaacaagtgattttagataaccccaaagaaaaaaaatcaaacgggttgaggtccggagaacgggCGGGCCGCTCTATGAATCCTCTATGTCCAATCCATCGATTTgaaaaattcacttccaaaaaatgaaaattcaccataaccaattatcaataatatttcCATACGATATTTTTcacttaacccggcacctgccacgtggggtgctactagcaccccataacacatttttatcaaatatttggtatttcaagtttggtaacggagctgtgcgtcatagtagctttctataatattatatagcataaatgtgttagtgtttgaagtggttatttagtgtcattctgaacttatagctctaaaatcGAATtagggtgtcatcatctggcattttaagttttaaattttttttgtatttttgataaacaggtcaaatttacatgttttattgaaataaatgatttaaattattaatataaactatatactcactaaatcttaattttttagatatttacttgacttcatttattatggcttggtacttgctaatttgcttatgacacctttttcattttattttttaaattttataacatattagtggctaataagtcaataaaacttgttttttatattcttatgttactcaacacattattttgttttttaaacaagtagatcacagaaaatttttaaggggtgctgtgagcaccccacgtggcagttggcgccttgcaaagccacgtggcaggtgccgggttaaatgagccctttttaatacaacttatttctgtcaattagttcagtaacagttttacctactctactaaattcaaataagtcatgcagtgcatgtaaacaccaattttagtctacagtattatagatggtactcgtttatttcatactacgttgtattaataaaaaaaattatctacagacaatttttaacaatttttttttttaccaaatttgGTAAgtgtgaattaaaaataacaagttctttaaaaatcctcaaaaatatacagggtgtcccatttaaattaaataagttaagggtatttccggtgaaaccggaagcagaatagtaacaaaaaatatggcaacagatggCTTTTGAGTCACTGTACTTGAAtacaaagtttcataaatattgttcttttcgtttgaAAGATAATTTGCGTattttatcaatcaacggtattACTATTCTAATAACGCGTCCGCATTGGAAAATTTTTTgtgcgtattgaactaatggttcgtcgcaagaatttgcaatcaactattctaaatgcgaaTTAATCAATCAACTATTCAAGAATTTGCGCCGCAAATTTTTATCAGTGAGGACGCGGTGCTCAAATCATTTGATCTTCGCTCGAAAACGATAACCGATGAAGCGCgtgcgttgtgtgcgtcgaaaattcttgcgtccgatttatgcgacgaacacgtccacactaGCACAATCTACTTCGAGTACGCAAATACACtagggtgcaaaattaaccggacacattaaaaatgggtcatttttgatgtctcgaatttcctacacctgttgtccgatttaaatgattttttaatgtgttatagccttattcgttaacaatatcgctgtaatactATTGTTACTAAacgggtaaattttcattgtataccgggtgtaccaatgacactgtgttttttttctcaaacttcgcatcaccctgtggaatattctagcatttataaaatactgaaattaaaatccaaccaTAGATTcatgttttctccacattctgttttttgatttattcgcttatgttggaccataaaaaagttaggtactttaacaatttgccatgtttttcatgaatacagggtgtttttaaacaaGTGTGGCAAAgttcaaggggtaattctacatgaaaaaataatgacagtttgctttataaacatatgtccgcaaatgcttggtttctaagatagagggtgttgaaatttttcttacaaactgacgatttatttattgctttaaaaccgcttcagatatgcaaatgaaatttggtgggttttaagacgcagttattgtacattttttgacattcaagtaagaatttaatattcaccattggcgcgcatacgggtaatatgagcggttatattacccgtatgcacgccaatggtgaatattaaatgcttaattttatgtaaaaaatgtggaataactacgtcttaaaactgaccaaatttcatttgccggttttaaagcaataaataaatcgtcattttttaataaaaatttcaacaccccctatctcggaaacgaagcattttcggacataccgtttataaagcaaactctcattatttttttatgtagaatttTCCCTTAAAGttggccatacttatttaaaaaccctgtactgatgaaaaacatggctagtttttaaagtaccttaacttttttatggtccaatgtaagcgaatgaatcaaaaaacaaaatgttgagaaaacatgaggctatagttggaatttaatttcagtgttttataaatgctagaatgttccacagggtgatgagaacttttagaaaaaaacacagtttgattggtacacccggtatacaatgaaaatttaactgtttaattacagcgatattattaaagaataaggctataatatattaaaaaatcacttaaatcggacaacaggtttaggaaattccacacatcaaaaatgacccatttttaaggtgtccggttaattttgcaccccagtgtatttaCGACAAACAGCTTGTTCGAcgtaaatttttaccaatgcagaCGCACAATTAGATTAAAATTTCTACTAATATTTCTAgcataatatttatttctttattacctccataattacattttaattatttgaaactacaaataatttatttattggcAAAGTATTTTCTTTCGTCCAATATTTTGAGGCTGTGTTTCCGTGTATGAAATACCGCTACAATGAATCAACTTTCGATAATTCTTTGCTGGAAGCGACTACGGATGTTTAAGTTTTTTATCTTTTGTAAAACCAGAATCAGGGGATCTACAGTTCTTTTTGTTAAATGTCTTATTCACAAATATATATAAGAGACGTATGGTGAATGTTTCTCTGAAGATATAATTTAGATACTCCAACGATATCATATCGATTCAAGATGAAACTatcagttatttttatttttgcattAATATTACTAGTTGCTTGCACTGGCCAAACTGAGGGCAGAAAGTTCTGGAGGAAATTCGGGAAGAAATTGGTAagattttaaacattttttaatatatttttatatttagcCTAATTTTACGTTCCGTAAAAATTTTGCCTATTAGTTTGTTGATTGTACACAGTATCTAGTAGCATCGTAGGAGAGATATAATAAATTAGTACGAGGTGACTCTAATTGTATGCTATTATtgctatttttaatttaatttattttttgatcgattttttttacttaatactgTAATATATTCATTAATACCTTTTTCAGTAATGTGATTCGTGAgccgtttttaaatattgtagttGATGATGTCCTTCCATTCAGTACTCCCCTGTGACCTTTCATCAACAGTTTTTCTCCTATCTGTCTCAATATGAAAATCAGATCTTGGGTACTCCTTCCTTTTCTGAAGCCATGCTGAGATCCTTCTaattttatttctagtttttcccttagccttttttcaattattctattgaatattttggcaggaacgcttgtcaatgtaatatatctataattttcgcaatttcttgcgtctcctttcttaaacagtggtactattatatctgttttccaatcagatggtatttcttttgctgcgattatttcatttagtagttctcggaatttttcttttgaatttacACTCATATACTTTAACATTCCAGCTGTGAAGTCATCTTGGCCTGAAgattttcccaattttaatttgtcaatggcTTCCGCAATTTCCTCTTTTGTTATTTGTTGCATTTCCTCTGTATTTTCGATTATGTCTTCCTCTCCTTCTTGTTGATATTCTTTCCATTCTGTTAGCTCTTCAAAGTACTGCTTCCATCTTTGCATTATTTCTCTTTCTGTAGTTAATATATTTCCTTCTTTacctcttatattttttaatctAGGTGTTTTATTTTGTCTTAGCTGTTTCAATGTATCATATAACAATTTCTGGTTATTCTGGATATCATtgctatttttaataatttaatttattttttgatcgATTTTTTTTACTTGATACTGTAATATATTCATTAATACTTTTTTCAGTAATGTGATTAGTGAGTCGTTTTTAAATATCATAGTTGATGATGTCCTTCCACTCAGTACTCCCCTGTGACCTTGttttatattcatggttttcaggtcgacTTCCACATTATCAATCCATTTCTGTCTGGGTCTTCCTTTTTGTCGTGTTCCTATCGGTTCCgttgtaatattttctttactGTTTTTGCATCTTCTGGTCTCTGGGCATATCTCAGCCACAcctagtcgaggaaatgaaactgaaaaaatttgtacaaaaatttgggattaggctcattacaacCTCTAATTCATTTTCtgtattgagccgttgtacgcttttggttttttaagtgTAAAAattacccctaattgtaaaaaatataaaataacatttaaaactttaagaTTGTCAACATTTgattcttattagttacataatgattgttttatgctttaagatatactgtcataatatttcaacccttaaaaccacccttgttggagctatatataatatttacttaTCCTAGAAGAATAGTTTCCGCTGgtatcgatttacataaaaatttgggattatgTTCATCTCCCCCTGTATTTCACATTCTATATCATGCAAAGGgggttgattatttttaggggtgtaaactaccccttattgtcaaaaattatataaaaacattgtaaacttaaatatgggtaaaatttggttttcattagttaaaaaatgattgttttatgctttaggaaaaatattatattatttcaacccttaaaaaccacccttaataacattacaatttttataagtagataatttaatagatcgatacagaaaaaaagtagaattaaagaattacaaaaacatttatttacacaaaaatacgaatttacaaatatgtacaaatacaaatacaaatagttttttagtcatcttccagtatacgaaccggttctgtggtattatacatacattcaAAGTGATCTATAAGCGGACttttcgaatttttcgaaaaaaaaaatcgttttataaagataactccttcatttttgccaataaaaagttttttcgaaAATAATTTTGTAGCATTTTTGAGAGCTATAAGACtctgtaaattaaattccgtaagatcccttagtttttaattagggtgcgTTTAAAATGCTCGAACAAAAGGGTGTTTGcccgtaaatagaggttttaaacagctatatctcgctaaccgttcactgtaatgaaaatctatgcacaatataatttttgctattaaaaaagctacaatttagtagtccatcattttttcgtatctctagtgttttcggagatattttgaagtaaaaggtgaaaaataggaaattgcaaaaaatcaatttttctttaaactccaattttcctaaaattaggccttttagaTAGGTCAAACTGCTTGGATGtatttataatacaaatataaaaggaattacggaaaggtgaagaccaatttttaattacgagggtagttagggggttgttttcactgattttttcatgaagaaatgcaggtaccgatattttttgatcataagtcgcttaagtttcatgctagaaactttttattattattttttgaaaggtgtaactgtatgcttgaaaaaagattatttaacttttcctcgaaaaatgcaaagttttccgttatttggcttttaatatttcaaattatgcatttgacgaaaaaagctaacttttaacaggccgtatctcggtttgtattggtcttaaagatattacagaaaaagaatttggtttgtgttactaaaagatataattttgatatttactgtttttttttattaaatgcatatttttcgaggtattctcaagaaaccctctaaaaaaggcgattttttcgtcgaaaaccCGTTACTTTCAagcacgaataactcgaaaaatattagttttacgaagaaaatgtaaaaaacatttttttcttagtattattttttccatcgatttacatcgttaaaatgtaataaaaaattaccgcccccgagatggggtggcaaccaccccaatgttttagcgtacagcggcatgatatagaaaatgatccttggactattccctaccttctgtgaaaatttcagagaagtaaatccatgctggacgaaaaaattgcgagcgaAAGTGCTTTACTTCCTCGACTAAATAGTCTTCAACTGTTCATAcatcttacaatatcataccctccatttaattcattaacctcgtcgtttctcctgattctttatgtgccgtcttcctcttgtgCCGGGCCATagacttttctcagtatctttctctcgaatgtcctgagttgggatttacctttttttaattaaacgggtttcacaaccataggttactacgaGTCTAATCAATTTTCTGTAGATAGTCGTTTTGATTCTTTTGTCtcataatttcgatgtcatcaatcgaTTCTcgctggaaatacgtgcattaatttcgctacttacggaattcttctgattgatctctgtgatatgtgaaggcatccacacgttcaatgGTATAGTGGTCTATTGAGATATTATGTTCATTGTCAGGTGTTCTTTTAATGGCCGAGTACTTTGTTTTTGATTCGTATTATTTTAAGttctcttttttgtgttttaggaTAAATTTCTTTGAACGCTTCCATTAgccgtatacagggtgtcccgaaaagattggtcataaattataccacacattctgcagtcaagaatagttcgattgaacctaacttaccttagtacaaatgtgctcataaaaaaagttacagccctttgaagttacaaagtgaaaatttatttttttcaatatatcgaaaactattacagattttttattgaaaattgacatgtatcattcttatggcagtaatatcttaaaacaaaattatagtgaagtttgtccacccataaaaattttatgggggttttgttcccttaaaccccccccatacttttgtatacgttccaattgattcattattgtggtatcattagttaaacacaacgtttttaaaacttttttgcctcttagtattttttcaataagccagtttttatcaagatgcggcttattttttaatatatttacataaatattttatgggggttttgttcctttaaaccccccaaatgtttgtgtacgttccaattacactattattgtgataccattagttaaacacgctgtttttaaaacttttttgcctcttagtctttttttgacaaatcaccttttatcgagatatggcttctttttcaaaatatacctaaaaatgtaaattataaatatattttcagattattaacaggtttctataatcgtactttaccatatacaaatatgtggtggattcgacaaatattcaaaatagctcgataaacagtggcttatcaaaaaagtactaggagtcaaaaaagttttaaaaacattttgtttaaccaatggtgtcacaataataatttaattggaacgtacacaaaagtttgggggggtttaaaggaacaaaacccccttaaaatttttatggggtgcacaaatttcactttaatttttttataaaatgttgctgccataagaatgccacatgtccattttcaatgaaaaatctcgaaggattttcgatatatgaaaaaaaatcgattttcattttgtaacttcaaagggctgtaactttttttgtgtgcactattgtacataggtaagtgaggttcaatcaacatatttttgaccccagaatctgtggtataatttatgaccattcttttcgggacaccctgtataataatatgtagtatataatagggtggaaggcacttatagAATAAAAGTATTTCTCTCCTTGttttaaagaattttaaaaaacgctAAGACGcgtccatttttaaataaaaatatacgctttttaaacctaaatttgaTTGTACAGGTtgattcacgcaagtctagcatggtccataagctttatttttaatggaacaccctatatatttttatatttttaaaagctgcttaacaacctgatttcatcGAACTACTTCCTGTATggtaacgtgtgatccaaaattattgtcaccataggtggctctaaacgacagagatagctatacagtgcaatgtctattcttaattcagatatactttccagtttacgtcaactttgcagtgtacgtcaacttaacaagaaaagttaggttatgtagagatggtGGTGGACATACAGCATCTTGtttggttttatttattattgttactgttaattttgttaattcttttt encodes:
- the LOC126888277 gene encoding cecropin-B-like, producing MKISFILIFAIILILTLTGEIEAKKFWKKVEKVGQNIRKAAKKTLPIIGGYVGIANQIKGGKS
- the LOC114331433 gene encoding cecropin-A-like, which translates into the protein MKLSVIFIFALILLVACTGQTEGRKFWRKFGKKLEKVGQNVRKAAEKTLPIVQGYAGVATQLGYGRH